A portion of the Oreochromis niloticus isolate F11D_XX linkage group LG10, O_niloticus_UMD_NMBU, whole genome shotgun sequence genome contains these proteins:
- the h2ax gene encoding histone H2AX, whose protein sequence is MSGRGKTGAKARAKAKTRSSRAGLQFPVGRVHRLLRKGNYAERVGAGAPVYLAAVLEYLTAEILELAGNAARDNKKTRIIPRHLQLAVRNDEELNKLLGGVTIAQGGVLPNIQAVLLPKKTGQSAPSSGKAGKKASSQSQEY, encoded by the coding sequence ATGTCTGGAAGAGGTAAAACTGGAGCAAAGGCCCGTGCCAAGGCTAAGACCCGCAGCTCTCGCGCCGGTCTGCAGTTCCCCGTCGGCCGTGTCCACCGTCTTCTCCGCAAGGGAAACTACGCAGAGAGAGTTGGCGCCGGGGCCCCAGTTTACCTGGCCGCCGTCCTGGAGTACCTCACCGCTGAGATCCTGGAGTTGGCCGGCAATGCCGCCAGAGACAACAAGAAGACTCGTATCATCCCTCGCCATCTTCAGCTGGCTGTACGCAACGACGAGGAGCTGAACAAACTCCTCGGTGGCGTGACCATCGCACAGGGAGGCGTCCTGCCCAACATCCAGGCCGTCCTGCTGCCCAAGAAGACCGGCCAGTCTGCACCGAGCTCCGGCAAAGCGGGAAAGAAGGCCTCCTCTCAGTCACAGGAGTATTAG
- the c2cd2l gene encoding LOW QUALITY PROTEIN: phospholipid transfer protein C2CD2L (The sequence of the model RefSeq protein was modified relative to this genomic sequence to represent the inferred CDS: deleted 2 bases in 1 codon) has product MELQELSWLCLVGLFLASLVIVLGWLFQYSLTVLRLWRARKAAKRHSRDPAWRQHPNKSLAGALWGFLLKLRSGRDGRPTSEAGVKGLLTSLFSFKSFRELFQRTWVKALNEQACRHGSSIQITFDSSLQISAASAIESVSCTDQSANRMILHCNCSVDRVTLPVTVTQQSPAAISMDTYQITIAPVVAKVVACLEEVEDEGLLISWSLSKQPSFSLTVSPCKLQRRGTEGEADIDTIKGLIEDTLFSTQPAMVLNLRTSSPLAPMDSLSVGLNSVSQSVLVRRLLLRQLRATLSKGQWSKSGELCCVLSLDQPSTERTTRFLPVPSSANAALEWSEDITLELGPETKELRVRLLERSGKREQFLPGHASIALDIQGKVPTGQHVLSMRSGQDSTPNAVITAELLYQETEEPSSAHRALLLRSSLTPTKKVDVDRTIMPDGTIVTTVTTVQSRPKLDRSPGDSPLRSPSKVEVNEKKPTVLPDSRRSSSPNPSKSSRLSNGLDPVAETAIRQLTESASRAARKTPTKRSTLIISGVSKVPLSEDNCALSSGYAAAMDAAMHGNHYGSGRHHDPDETTPSDVSERPSVDDVESDTGSTGALETRSLKDHKVGFLQSGTKLLFRRRHREKESCLSQSHEDISNLGNNFAAAPNISRKSGSFSRRLIKRFSFRSSGKSKGKAANGGASALDN; this is encoded by the exons ATGGAGCTCCAGGAGTTGAGCTGGCTGTGCTTGGTGGGTCTCTTCCTCGCCTCTTTGGTCATCGTGCTGGGATGGTTGTTCCAGTACTCGCTGACTGTGCTGCGGCTGTGGAGAGCCAGGAAGGCAGCAAAGCGACACAGCCGAGACCCAGCCTGGAGGCAGCATCCCAATAAGAGCTTGGCCGGAGCTTTGTGGGGCTTCCTGCTGAAGCTCCGCTCCGGCCGGGATGGACGACCCACATCTGAGGCCGGGGTTAAAGGCTTGTTGACCTCTCTGTTCTCCTTCAAGTCCTTCAGGGAGCTGTTTCAGAGGACCTGGGTGAAGGCTCTGAACGAGCAAGCTTGCAGGCATGGG AGCTCCATTCAGATCACTTTTGACAGCAGCCTCCAGATAAGTGCTGCCTCTGCAATAGAAAGCGTGAGCTGCACTGACCAGTCAGCAAACCGAATG atTTTGCACTGTAATTGTTCAGTAGACAGGGTCACGTTACCCGTGACGGTCACCCAGCAGTCGCCAGCTGCCATTTCCATGGACACCTATCAGATCACTATAGCACCTGTGGTGGCAAAG GTTGTGGCGTgcctggaggaggtggaggatgaGGGGCTGCTGATATCCTGGAGTCTTTCCAAGCAGCCGTCGTTTTCTCTGACCGTCTCTCCATGCAAGCTGCAGAGACGG GGCACTGAAGGTGAAGCAGACATAGACACAATTAAGGGTCTGATAGAAGATACTCTGTTCAGCACTCAGCCAGCCATGGTCCTCAATCTCAGGACGTCCAGTCCTTTG GCCCCCATGGACAGTCTCTCAGTGGGATTAAACTCTGTATCCCAGAGTGTCTTGGTGAGACGACTACTCCTCCGGCAGCTCAGGGCGACCTTAAGTAAAG GTCAGTGGTCTAAATCAGGGGAGCTGTGCTGTGTCCTGAGCCTGGACCAACCGTCTACAGAGAGAACAACCCGCTTCCTGCCTGTGCCCAGCAGTGCCAATGCTGCACTCGAATGGAGTGAAGATATTACTCT GGAGCTGGGCCCAGAAACCAAAGAGCTGAGAGTGAGACTTCTGGAGCGGAGCGGCAAACGGGAAC AATTCCTGCCGGGTCACGCCTCTATTGCCTTGGACATCCAGGGGAAAGTTCCCACTGGGCAGCACGTATTGTCCATGAGGTCTGGCCAAGACTCAACGCCAAACGCTGTCATCACCGCTGAG CTGTTGTACCAAGAAACAGAGGAGCCTAGCAGTGCCCACAGAGCTCTGCTACTTCGCTCCTCTCTCACCCCCACCAAGAAAGTTGACGTGGACCGAACCATCATGCCAGACGGAACCATCGTCACCACCGTCACGACGGTCCAATCCCGACCTAAACTCGATCGCAGTCCAG GTGACTCCCCGTTGCGTTCTCCGTCTAAAGTGGAGGTGAATGAGAAGAAACCCACCGTCCTGCCTGATAGCAGAAGGAGCAGCAGCCCCAACCCGAGCA AGAGCAGCCGCCTCTCTAATGGCCTGGATCCTGTTGCAGAAACCGCCATACGGCAGCTGACAGAGTCTGCGTCCAGGGCAGCACGGAAGACACCGACGAAAAGGAGCACGCTAATCATCTCGGGCGTGTCAAAG GTTCCACTCTCTGAAGATAACTGTGCATTATCAAGTGGCTACGCTGCAGCCATGGACGCAGCCATGCACGGCAACCATTACGGGTCAGGGCGTCACCATGACCCAGATGAAACCACGCCCTCTGACGTATCAGAGCGTCCCTCTGTGGACGATGTGGAATCAGATACTGGCTCCACTGGTGCCTTGGAAACCCGCAGTCTCAAGGACCATAAAG TGGGCTTTTTGCAGAGCGGGACGAAGCTGCTTTTCCGCAGAAGACATCGAGAGAAAGAGTCCTGCCTCAGCCAGTCCCACGAAGACATCTCCAACTTGGGCAATAACTTCGCCGCCGCACCAAACATCAGCCGT AAGTCTGGCAGCTTCTCCCGGCGCCTCATCAAACGCTTCTCCTTCCGCTCTTCTGGCAAATCAAAAGGCAAGGCTGCCAACGGAGGAGCAAGCGCACTGGATAACTAA